TGATCAGCAGAgatacatgatttttttttttttcatttgtataatTTTCTTCCAATGCCTCCCTTCTGATATGGAGAGAAGGCTCACCCTTTGAAAAGGGATGTATTTACTGCTTAGAGTGGTGCAGAGTAGTATATCTAGAAATTGTCGTGCTGTAGACATCTTGTGGTGTCCTCTTAGACCTTCCCCTTGTAACCCTGTGGTCTTCTCGCCCCTGTAACTCTGTCATGTTGTGGCTTGAGCAGCGCCCCAAGGTCTTGTTTGTCTGTAGAGCTCTCCACCTTCAACTTCAACTTGAAGCTCTTAAACCGACTGCTACATGAGGTAAAGCTGTATCTGAGCCTAGCTAGAACTGAGTTGCGGGGCTGGAGCTTGGCTTAAGTCATGGTTCACCTgtcttgagctcgagctcagctcaaaCTAGGCTTGAGCTTGACAAAGCTGGCTTGGGTAAGCTCCAGCCTAGCTGATTATGGGCCTTGTGTAGGAAAGAACAGAATGAGTTTTCAAAGTAGTTACTTTTACtggaaaacccaaaaaatggcCGTTTCACCCAAGGCATCTTATTTGGCAATGGTGTGATATATATTGTATAATGTGCTCGTAACGAACTTAATGGGAGTTCAATATTACCAAACCTACACAGAATCAGTTTGATTTTAAGCTCAACTATTGGCTTGAAAACATTTGGTTTAATAAATGCGTCCAGCGTGAGTTGCTCAATTTTGTTGTGTGATTAGAGTTAGGCATATGAAGCTTTTGTTGCTGAATCCATACAATGtcatttatcattttgtttTCCACTTGTCCTCCTTGTGAGATACTTTGATAAAGGTCAGATCTGATCTCTGTCTCTTTTTCCCTGACCTTCAGGTTTTTTTGGGGATTAAGATACTTGTTAACCAGATAATCATGCATCTATCGTTCGTGCATCTATCTAGTACTTGTTGAAATCAAATTGATGATCAGATTTTCATTGGTCCACCCGTCCAACCAGCTACTCCCTTTGAAATTACTTATCCTTACATGAGGAACTCACATTCATGCACTGGGACTTGGTGTGCTGGTTTCGGTGTAAGACCTGTGGTTAGTGATTTCCCTTTGGAACTAATTATCGTTGCATGAAGAACTCACATTCATGCACTGAGACTTGGTGTGCTGGCTCCGGTGTAAGACCTGTGGTTAGTGCACCTTTAGGGCCTATGAAAATATGCTACCCAACTACGCCGGACCGACTTGGGTCTATAATGGCTGtccttttttccttgttttttttgcCCTTTGATGTTTTTCTTCTACTAATTCAAAGGCACTCATAGTTGTAGAATCACACAATGCAGGTAGGAAGATCAATCATTTTTCTGAAGGGGTTCCCTGTGTTGTCCAGTTCTTCAACCGGCAGCAACTAACTAAATTCTTCGTCTACGTTCCAGCATTTGGAACAAAAGATTAACTGAAAAATTTGTTAGGCACGCACTGTAGATCCATGAGCTCGATTTTCACAGTTTAAGCCATGAACAAaaatttgtaagaaaaattTTTGACACTAATGTTCTGAAAGAGGTCGGCCACGGCCGGCAAGGTTGTCAAACTCGGCCTGAATCTGGCGGGGCCGGTAGCAAATTGATTTTGGGCTGATGCTCTGTAATATtgttttaaacatgtttttagttcttaatttttgatcttttttatattttttcaaaaatatatagtGGCTTTGAAATATTACATATTAGAAAGGATTGTCATTACATGCTGTAATAAACTGGACAACATGGTAAATTCTGCATCATTGCAGCGAGAGGCTGTCACGAGAGGGCGACTTGTACGTTAAGTCATTCCACCTAAAACGATGGAATGCTCCAACCACCTTATGGCTTATGCATTGCATCAAAGACTGACACAGCATCTATTTAATGCCCTAACAAATAACCTTTTCCCAACACGTTATTCAAAAGccttaaaaaatacaaaaccgTTGACAAGAcattataaagaaaaatttcttCGAAGATTAGAGAGAAGCAAACACCTTTGATTGTTAGACCGATCACCAAAAAGAAGGCGAGGCATACAATAGAATTCTTGGGTCTGCAAGTCCAAAAAGGGCTTAATGCTTGGAACGACGACGGACATAGAATAGAGATTCCTTGTCCATTCTCAAGTCACTGTGCTTGAGATAAAAgctgaagcaaaaaaaaaaaaaagaagccaccAACCAGTGCCACCACCCGGTTTTCATCTCATATTGAACACCGATACTTCATCGGCTCAGTTCACaggaacaaattttttttcatcctgtCCGATATTGATCAATTCAGTTTTACAATAGACTGAAATCTTCCAAGGAGGCACGATGCGTAGGCCGATACGCAGCCAGTTCCTTCAGCTACTCATTGGAAATATTCCCTTAACATCCTTTTACCGTGAGGCTCAAACAGGGCTAAAAAGGATTTTCACTTTCTGAAGAATCAGCTAAGCTCACAAAGCCTGTAAATGACCTCCCCACCTATGACTGGTTAAGCCAATTCTTCAGATTCATCTATCTTAATCATGTGTCCTTTTCTCAGGTGTATCTCATAGTATCAACAAAATGCTGGACCACAAAATGCTTTGCTAATCATCAACCTTGGAAAAGAGATAAAACTGATTATGAATCCAAATCGGAGCTGGACGATAGAATCTCCCCTTGATGTTAGGCCACATGAGGATGGATTTAGGAAAATCAAGCTCATCCACCCTAGCACTTGCAGCAAGACATGGTTCAACTTAGGCGCCTTGGATCCCAGTACTTGAGCTGCAACGTTTGCAGTATGTACATCTTCTGCTTATATTCAAATTCTCAACTCTTAAAACCTCTGTATTTGTAGTGATCACAGCAATATCGAATGTTCTGTTACATGCACCCAGAAGCGCAGCCATTGACTCTTCCAATAACCATGAGCAACACTCTGCGATATAATCAAGGGACTTAGTCACACGCAACACCTAAGGCCACTTCACCAATTCTCGTCCCAGCTATGTATGCCCCAGACCATGCATTCTGCAAAAAAAACATGGACAGGCAACAGAGACAGTGTCACAAAAGCTTAATCAAGAGAAGAATTTGGCTCTATAAGGAATGCATTTTTCTGATCAGAAAAGATCCTAGAATATAGTTAAGATGTGCCAGAGGTGAAACGTTTCCCTTCCATAGGATGGACGAGCATCAATCACCTTTTCTCCTTTGTCAATGAGGACAAGGAACATAGCCGGATCAAGAACTTAGACTAGGAGTGTAGGCTCGCCCCACAGTATTTACCTTATGCCTGTTAAAGGGGGTAACGCAAGCAAAAATCTAACTTGCAATTCTGAGGCACTCTAGTTATCCTCGAAGTCACCCTAGCAAACTTGACAATGACATGAACCCCTGaataatcaaatatttaagTCCATATAGAAACTCTTTTCTTCAAACTAAGCAAGTAAGCATCTGCTACAAAGACGCTAAAAGAAAGGTTGCTCAATACAGCTTCGCACAGAAAATTACCCAAAAAGGCTTAACGGACAAAAGACATACACACGTTACAGTTTTCAATTACCCGCTTGAATTAGTAAAGAAGTTACAAATAAATAGCCAGTGAGAAACTTCTTTTGAAACTTTAGcataattttgttatttcacCAAAAGCTAAGAATCCTACTGTAAATTTTTAGTTCCATAGTTTTCAAGAATTAGTTTACAACAGAAATATATGCATATCTTCAGCTTTATATAGTAAAAAGAATAGCTTCTGACGTCCTCATATAATGCTCAACCAACATTACCTGAAAATTGAAACCACCAGTGACTCCATCAACATTTAAAACCTGCAAACCGTTTCACCAGTCAAAACCGTGTAACACCTATTACAGTTGACATAAACAATCACTAATACAATGAATACCGTGTCTCACTGGGTACTCAAACTGTTTTTTATTCACGCAGTTAGTGGACAAAAAGAATTCTATTTTCAGGTGTTTTGGTGCTCAAGGCTTTCGCTCTTCCCATGAGTGGTATTGCAATTTTTAGATAGATCTCCACCCCCTACCTAATAAGATGTCTACCAAAGAGCTCGACGAACTGTTTCAGGATGAAGTCCCCCTCCTGCTGCCATTAAAACTAACTTGCATAGAATGCAAAGAGTTCATTTTGCATCCAATCAGTCATAGAAAACTAGATAGTACCCTACAAACTGTTTCACTAGACAAAAACATGTTAACACCGATTATATTTAATGTAAGAAACCACTAAAATAATGTGAATATCATGTTTCACTGAGGACCCTAAATATTTTTGCCTCACACGGttattgcataaaaaaatttctattttcagTTGTTTTGGTGCTCAAGGCCTTTACCCTTCCCATGAGTGGCATTGATATTTTTAGATAGGTCACCATCCATTACCCCTGCTTAATAAGATGTCTACCAAAAAGCTCTACAAACTGTTCCAGGATGAAGTCCCCCTCCTGCTGCCATTAAAACTAACTTGCATTGAATGCAAACAGTTCATTTTGCTTCCACTCAGTCATAGAAAACTATGTAGTACCTAACATACTTCAGGTGTCCTCAGGCTAGGACACATACATGAGGCAGTTTCTTCATTTCAGTGGCACCATCACATtgacaaaaaattgcaaaatattcaatacaagcagctgaaaacaacaaaataatgcAAAGCAAGTACCTCTCCAGCAAAAAAAAGACCAGGTTCTTTTCGGCTTTCCATTGTGCTTAGAGTAATCTGCATGAACGACCAAATGGAACAAAAGATTGTGCCTTCAAAAGTTAAATGTGATATAAACCCAAGATCTTCAAAATCAGTACCTCAGTGAATGGGACTCCACCAGCAGTGACAAATTCATCTTTGAATTGGCCCTTCAGATAGAAAGGAATAAAAGTGtgatttttcatgaagaacaaCATATGTCTGTAAAGCCTGCATCTAAACTGCTTGAGAGGTGGAGGGATGGGACACACCAGAAAAATGTCAAACCACTTACCTTTCCAACAATACTAAATGAGCATTGCTTCATTAGTAACGCAATCGAACTTAATGATGTTTTTGAGACAGAAGCCCATAAGACATCCTCATTTACTCCctgtgaagaaaaagttttaaaccTCCAAAATCATGGATTGTTAGTAACTTTGCATTTAATAGGGTAAAGTAGAAGCTATTGTTTTAACCTCTCGTTCAAGTAAATACTTCCAAAATCTTTTCACCAAACTCAGCTGCATAGGACAGGAGTTCAGGACCTTTTGTTTCTGAAAAAGAAACCAATATATACATCAGTGTAGAACTTGTTCCATAGAAGGTATGATGTCACATTATCCTAAAAAAATCACTTCTTAACCATCAGCTAAGCACACAATTTCAAGATCATAAGGTAAGCTTGAGGTACCAAAATGACATTACAGTATTATCATGATACAAATATTTCAGAAGTCATTGATGTTTTAGAAATCAAGCTATAAGTGATACACTCCTACACGTACAAAGATTAATATAGGGTGGACTTCTGAAAAGGACATAAAAAACCGAGGTCTGCAGAGCAAGAATGTTTTCTAcatattagaaaatgaaattatagaaaatgatgtttcAGAAATCATGGCATAAATGATAAGCTGCTACACATCCCAATAAAGATTAACACACTGTTTGGATGGAGGCCAAGagaggaaaaggaatggatggaggggaaaggaaaggaaagaaagtgaAGGGAATggggagggaaaggagaagACAGGAAAGGGGAGGAATGttcattcctttccctcccaatcccTCCAtttttggagggattggaattacattaaaaaatcgtttccttttcctccctttcctttcctttcctttgcaCCCAAACACAATTCTTAgctctccttctctttccctccttATTAATTAGTCATTCAAACACAAGAATGATAAGCTCCTGCACATCCCAACAAAGATTAAGGTAAGATGGACTCATGGAAAGCACATAAAACGACATCTGCAGAGCAAAAGTATTTTGTACAAACTAGACCATCAATTTCGAAGAGTACAACTGTCAAAAAAAATAAGTCACAGTTAACAAGAGTGTGAGgtttaaacaaatttttagcATGAGGAAAACATCCACTTATTTGGTAAATACTCCATGAACTGTAATGCTGCAGGAAAGTTCAAACAGAATATTGCGCATTCAACAGTTATTTGGTAAgctgtttccttttcctttaaacAGCTTATTTCATGCTCACAGGTAAACTGTAATGCTGCAGGAAAGTTCAAACAGAAAATAGTGGTGATCCATTCATTGTGTAATTTTATTCCTCATAGGCTAGCAATGCTCAAGAGAAATATTAGTATTGTCAAGATACTATGTACAATGATTGAACCAAGAAACCAAAGACATGCTTAACCAGTAAAGGCAGTGACTAGAATAAGACCATAGAAATATGTAGTGGCATTTTGAACTTTATCAATGACAAAAGTTGAGAACTTTCTGGAGAAAGAACTAATCCGCAAGCCAATGTGGTTACTCAGAATATTGCGCATTCAATAGGGTGGTCTTGAGTTATATTATTTCACATGATCCTAGTCTTAATCTTTTATGTGGAATAGATAACAAGGTCCTTCAAGGAATCAAGAAGCTCTCAGGCCAAACAAGGTTACTCCATGGAATCAAGAAGCTCTCGGGCCAAACAAACGCTAGAAAGAACCACTAGGTGATCAACCAATAGAATGCTCGTCCAGAGACTGGACTGTTCACCACTTCagcgcgcgcgcgagagagagagagagagagatcaaaacTAGAAAATACTAATCTACATGTACAGActacatttcaaaatttcatattatatAGAAAAAATCATGAGAACAACAAATCAACTTATAGATGTCAATCAAGCCAGGGTATGTGCTGCAATCATATAATGCCTATAGTTGGAGTTGATTTGCAGAGAGACAAAAGGTAATTTAGATAATTTTACTAATCATTAGCAtgcccatttaaattaaaaacatatatgataGGAAAAATAAGGGGACTCAACTGCAAATTGACTCTTGTGCTTAGTTAGAATAGATATCACATCATCCATATGACAATCAGGGACAAAATCCACCAAAAGGATACCTGCATTTTGAATAGAATTAAGCCAGTAAAGAAGCCAATGGAATTACGGAAAAGGAACTTCATGATTTGCCAGGCAAATaggaacaaaaaatattgagatatAATGTAAAATAGACATGGTATATAACAAAATGAAGCCTTAAGAGACTTTAGAATTATCAAtgggaaagataaaaaaaatttacgtTCCACTTTTCACGCTGGTTACATCACATTAGTACCTGAATGCAGGGAGAAGCTACATTTGCAATAGAATCTACGAgattaaaatatttgttttagtttttatcttccaagttccaacttgCTTTTAGTTTATACAACATTATGATCACTTTATTCCAACTCTGTAGCCTAACCATTAGATGTAATCTGTATATTTGCAGGCCTATCCATTCTCAGATTGGATCAGCAGTTTCTTCCATCAAAACTACAGAAATCTAAATAAGCAAAAACTATGTTTCAACTAAATCCACAGCAATGAAACTTCTGCGAACAAACTACCCTTGAAGCCATATTAAGGGCCAGAGCAAATAAAGACTATAACCTTCACAAGAGAAATTCCATTCTCAATGCCGCAAACAAATTAAAAGTGTTGAcacaatgcaaaaaaaaacttgcagtTGTATCGCTGCAATGCAGCAGGATATTAATCATACTTGACCCTCATGCATCATTTTAAACAGTTGCCATGGATGCAGGAAAATCTAAACATATCTACAAAAAGCACTATTATCTAGATGTGAGCATATATATGAATGCAACTGATACCTTTGTAGTTGGAACCAAAAAGGTCACGTGCCCCCCAAGCTGATAACCGAAGAATGACAGGTCCACTAAGTCCCCAGTGGGTTACTAGCATTGGCCCAACCTTAGGAACCAGAAAAGTCATGAATAGCAAAGCCTAGCAAACACCAATTTGATAGACAAAAGATAAGTTTACCTGAACAAATTGAGGAATGTTACGAACATTTTGTATTGTCAATGTTGCTTTCACTTTTGGGAAAGTTACCTAAGCACCACCAGAATAATAGAAAGATCATGAATAAGCAGCAGCCACAACAAACATCTATACTTCATGGTTTTAAGAGGGATGAGGAGAGAAAGACAAACTATGGGAATCGTTCCAAACCAAAAAGTGACTACTGAAAAACCAGAGAGCATGCTACTGCATGATTCAAGATCTTTCAACAAGCATATGTATCACATACAGAACATTGGTGCAtggtataaaataaaaaattgatacacgattttttttttttgcctttttactTTATTTCATAAGCGGCATGCTTGTCTTGGTCCATTGGTCAACTCACTACAACATACTAACCTTTACCCATGTGGCACAGGCTCAAGGCCTGACATCTCCTTATCTCCCTCAAGCTCTACTTTTTGATAAGCTAAAACAAGGGATAATTCGTCCAATGGATGGTTGCAAGAAAATAGTTCACATAAATATAACATCGAATTCCAACAGTAGAGCTTAAACAAAAGGATAGAGACGTTAATTTTTTGTATGACCAGAATGAAATCATGCTATCTAAGAATTTAGATGCATCAAACAGGGGGAAAAAAGTATAAGATGCAGCTGAATTAAGAGTGGGCAGATACTAATTCTTTATTCCCATTTTGCCACCTTACTTAAGCGGTTAAACCAAACAAAGATGAgcaaggggaagaagaagagaaaataaaagatatgAAGCACTAGATCTAACAGAGAAATTGCAAAACACAAGAAAGGAAGCATGATTTTGACATTTCTGGATTACAAAAGGAAATCATTTCTTATTATTGATAAAAAAGATAGTACCCCAGCTAAATCTAACAGATGCTTGTCCTCTATCTTGAATGTGAACAGACTTGGCATTGGTTGCACAATTGAATGGCCAAGCTGAGCAGCAATATCAAAACCCTGCAAAGAATGCCAAGGACAAAACTGGATGTTAAAATATATAACAGCAATGCATAAGTTACAGAATTATATTGCTTTTGCCAACCTGCCTACTACTGCCAGTTGCAATCAACAGGTAATCAGATTCAACTGTCTCAACAGTAGCCATCTTGACTTTCTGTATTGAGAGGGCAAATCTCCCAGAGACACTGCGAGATGCATGCATCAGTACTTTGCCAGTCTGCAATTCAACTGATCcaacaacaatttttttgttattactaAATATTATGCATTATATTTCCCTGGAAAGAAGGTGCAGAAGATGCAATCGGAAATTTGTCATAGAATGACAGAATGGTAACAAGGGTttatatattgaaaatgcaagtaGAAGGTTCGAGACAAATTGTGGAGCAATTACCACGGTCAAAAAGCAAAAGTAGTCAGACCAATTTGCCAGACAGCCGGTCTTTTTCACTTCATTGCATGTAGGGTGTAATACGCAGAAAAGAAGTACCATCAGCAACAGTTGAGTTATCTCATGTAACAGTTGAAGATTCCAAAGACATTGGATGGACAAAAGAGGAGAAGCAGATGACCTGACAATCAGCTCTGACTGGGAAACTGATCCTAATTTGGGACTATTGTTAAACAACAACATAAATTGAGCTGAGCCAGATGTTAGGTAAAAGATGAAAGGCCACCACAAAAGAGCGATAAAAGATAAGTGGACTCACACAAGTGGACACTCTGTTTCTTTTACTAAATAAACTTCACGTATCAATAGCCACCAGGTTGAGGACTGAAGAGAAACTAGTTCAACAAAACCATAAAGGATGCAATGCAAACAAAGAAGGAAAGGTATATCCTGCTTTGAtgtttcaactttttgttgcaGATGCCCAATATGGGCACACATGCCACATAATAAAAAAGCTTCTTATTATTTAATTATCAAATACACTAAAGAAGCCtgttattttcttcattaacaaatatatatttgcACCACATCAATGGGATTCAATGAAGAAGTACTCCATTGGAGAGAttatcaaaaactaaaaaacaaaaaaaaacaaaaacatagtttATCACAATTTCATCCAGTAAGCCCACCATCCATCAAGAGAATCAATCCTTCTTTCTCATATTTTCAACAGACTATTTGGTAGCATTAGTCAGGAGTGAAGCTTTAGCACCGTAGTTATAGCCCAAAGATGTTACAAAAGGACCATGCTAAACTGCACATTCTCAGAACACATGGATTTGATGCTCATCTAAATCTAACTTTCCACCAAAGAGCAAAGGATATCATGTTAGAAGTTCATTGACACCAACCTATCGCCATTCCAGAAGTTCAGGTCATCATTCTTTGAAAGCCATATTTTTAATCTTAGCAAAATAAATTGTTGGCTGGCTTAGCCCTTTCTATAATGTGGCATCGGATCATGTCACTATTTTCAGAACAAAGGCAATTAGGCTCTTGCGTTTTTGCTAGATTTGTGGCAGAAGAGTGACTGGTGACTGTGGAAACACTGTAAGTGATCTTGTGATACACTAGCCACCAGATCAGATATTTATAACTTGTGCtgcataagaaaagaaaagggacaGAAATCAAACCCAGTTATCAACACTTTGCTACCCCAGTCTGACTTAACAAGTGCacctttaagaaaaaaaattgcatccaTACTTTGCATGAAGAAAATACTGTAGTACAAGAGAAGTTTGTGCAGCCAGCTTAATCAGATCAGGAAAACAGTATTACGTCACAATCCCTATATTTATTTGTTCTCAGCTattagtctttttcttttttcttgtcatcATATGGTTCCATCACATGCAGATGGTATTGCAGCTTTTGACACACCAGAGCAGGTTTACCCATTTAAAACTTATGTAGCTGAAGAATCCCAAAGTTTCAAACAAGTAGCTTTTCATTCTAAGCATATCCAAACTATAAAATGTTGATATTGCAATGGTACTGAATAGACAAAAAGAATCTATACCTCCACTTCTCCTTGCTTGATCCAAAAGACAGTTCACTATAGTAGAGGAACTATCGCTGACGGGGAACACTCTTCCATCATCTTCTATCTAGAGATATAAATGGTCAATAGAGCCACAAACACCATTTAAATGCATAAAGGCAAAGACGTAGAACTCATAACAAATTTAAACAACCTTGAGTTGAACACCATGATCGTTGAACCAAGACATGGTATCAAGTGGACCGTGCATTTTGAAGAAGGATCCTTTCAACTCCTTATGGCCCCTAGGATAATGTTCTGCCAAAATCTGAAACTACTTGCAGTTATAAAGGGATTCTTATAATACAGTTAATACACGACGGTAGATGAAAGATATTTGAAATACAAATCAAGCTcccaaagagaaagaaatctCAAAACCCAAAAATAGGCATATCAAACAAGTATCTAAGGCCTTATTTGGATTACAATTTTCAGACTTTAGCTCTCAAATgacttgaaacatcaaacttgcCAATTCGATTAATTTTTTAGAGCTATCACTTGGAGAAACTGcaaaaaatatctgaaattaAAAGTTTTAGTGCTGACACTCGATCTCGAATAGACTACGTAGGAATTAGGCACTCACCCTTCCGTCGACGTGATGCCCATTTGTCACATTACACCGGCCACCACCAGATACCTTTACCTAGAAAACACAAACAAGGTTTAAATATTAGACGTACTGCAAGAGCGGGAAGACATTTTATACCGATAAAATACTCAATCCCAACACTCAACAAAGATTCAATGATCAGCGACGAGGTTAACTCAACCTTCGACAGAAGCTTTCCTTTCTCGATAACAACTACTCTGAGGTGAGGAGCGACATCCTTAGCCCTAATTGCGCCAAAAACCCCCGCGGCACCGCCTCCGACGACCACCAGCAATTTCTCCGGTTTCTACGAAACGAAACTCATGAGTCCCAAACACAATTTCCAAACCTGAGGTCCCGTAATTTAGGCATCTACATTTATCTAAGCAGCACTTTCCCCCCAATCTTAGGACGAAAATGAGACGATCAGGAGAAGTATAGGGTTCTGCCTTTGCatcaacaagagagagaaattgatgtACCGATTGGGCGCAGCAGATGACCAGAGAGTTGAAGTTGCTCCTCAATCTTGGTAATGACGATGAATTATTAGGATTCCTGAGGATCCAAGAAGTGCCGAGAGCTAGCCTGGAGGAGAGTGCCTCCAACGGTCTTGCCGCCATCAATCCTTTGATTTTCTCTTGGCCCCCTGCCAGAAGCTTAGGCCCTTTATTTGGACAGGCCTTGCATGGATCGGAAGACAAATGGACCCGAACCGTCTTCTGATCCATATGGATCATGGTGGCAAGGTGGGTCGGTTACCACCCACAAGGCTACTACCGTTATTTTCCCAGGAAATGGAACCGAACCTAGGGTTTCACATTGACCCGACCCGTAGGGCATTTAGCAAATTAACTTAAGTTCCCATGACAAACAAAATTAAGTACTTTTAATATAGACAAATTCTAAGTTGATTAATAAGTATTAGTTTTCTTAactgtatataataatatatatatgtcgattaattgtatccatataaccttgttttcttaattatttaaaataattatgttatttttattcATGGTAAAAAAACCCTTCTCAAGGAAAACGAACTGTATTTAAAAAGGTGTCATATTTTTCATGATTATGTTAAGAGGGTTAAATGGTTGTATTTGCTTGTTTAataattaaagtttcaaaacataaacatgtgagactttttgaaaaaaaattaattgttctTTTAACAATAAGAAGACGTAAACTGTGCTTTTTATCAATGCCCATATTTTTAAGTGTATAACTGAAATTTCTCTAAAAGTAAATAGCTATGAACACTCAAATTTTGTTGCCGCTCGTCGGGCCATGAATACGTAAAAGGCGTGTCACCtgtttgattttgtttcttttttaaattgttaaagCTGACACTTAAGTTAAACGGAATATTATACCCCACTCAAGTCCCAACTCAGGCAATAAGTTGGTTTGTGCAGCTTGCTACCTGTCATTATTTGTGTTCCATATTTAACTGGAATGACACAACAAATAATCTacttcactttatatatatatatataatgagtttGGGCATTTGAAAAATACCCATATGTCACCATAGTTTTAAGGGTATATGATCTTATTGGATTGGAGGAAGAAAACATTTCATTGACAAAATTTAGCTACAAGACACGAAGAAATAGGTCCATGTATAAAGTGGggatgaatatgaaaagaatttTTAGCTACTAAATATTTATGCAAAACTCTCTTTTTTCTTACTtggttttgcaaaaaaaaaaaaaaaaaaaaacatgcctaTATATCTTATAACGCCAAGTTTCATTATATCCTCACCAAATTTCCGAGATTGTCTCGCCCATATATTAAACGAGTCTCGTTTGATAACTAACCACAAAAGTGAACTGAGTTGAGAGATGAGGTTTCATTCAGATTTACTATGAGTACCTGCAACTAAG
This window of the Nymphaea colorata isolate Beijing-Zhang1983 chromosome 2, ASM883128v2, whole genome shotgun sequence genome carries:
- the LOC116248130 gene encoding uncharacterized protein LOC116248130; this translates as MAARPLEALSSRLALGTSWILRNPNNSSSLPRLRSNFNSLVICCAQSKPEKLLVVVGGGAAGVFGAIRAKDVAPHLRVVVIEKGKLLSKVKVSGGGRCNVTNGHHVDGRILAEHYPRGHKELKGSFFKMHGPLDTMSWFNDHGVQLKIEDDGRVFPVSDSSSTIVNCLLDQARRSGVELQTGKVLMHASRSVSGRFALSIQKVKMATVETVESDYLLIATGSSRQGFDIAAQLGHSIVQPMPSLFTFKIEDKHLLDLAGVTFPKVKATLTIQNVRNIPQFVQVGPMLVTHWGLSGPVILRLSAWGARDLFGSNYKGILLVDFVPDCHMDDVISILTKHKSQFAKQKVLNSCPMQLSLVKRFWKYLLEREGVNEDVLWASVSKTSLSSIALLMKQCSFSIVGKGQFKDEFVTAGGVPFTEITLSTMESRKEPGLFFAGEVLNVDGVTGGFNFQNAWSGAYIAGTRIGEVALGVACD